A part of Lacibacter sp. H407 genomic DNA contains:
- a CDS encoding PKD domain-containing protein — protein MKRILLVLSILLLLQETKAGHISGGEMYYVYVGPGTAGNSIYRVTLRLFRDCNPINTGGAQIAPLPGNVAVGFFNRGTNATVIDSILVQRTDFRTITLQNPFSCIINAPPVCYEVGLYTVEVQLPINTQGYTAAFQTCCRINGLSNVSGGTTGATYVTNIPGTAILGNETNSSPVFDVNDTALVCRNKRFVLPFSAKDPDAGDSLSYSFCDAYTSTGPTNSATVKPNNPTYPSVPYNPGYSGSSPLGANVTINPITGVISGIAPTGVVNPSGASFFVVNVCITEWRRGVAISTHRKDFTIRISDCDFADAELPLENRSCDGFTQTFNNLTPSTEIKSWYWDFGVPSSTTDTSTQSIPTFVYADTGVYKVMLIVNRGDICTDTSYSDIYVYPGFFPAFDSYDGCKDVPIQFTDQTTSNYGFPNSWKWNFGNPATTADTSRLRNPLYTYPANGSYNVQLITGSNKGCLDTITKPINITDKPALQLTNDTLICSIDTLQLNAVGQGTFQWSPSYNINNQTIGNPLVSPDVPTKYYVTVTLAPGCFNTDSVLVNVVDFVTLLAPNDTTICRGDSVVLKPSTDGLQYTWSPPNLFSNPNVRDAVAYPTDPSTVFTVVSTIGKCNQTRTVTVNTVPYPLVNAGPDDAICFGDTTLLTANGDAENWLWSPAATLGTPTNAVTTAFPLSTTNYILRGTSTLGCPKPVFDTVLVQVVPPVPAFAGNDTLVVVGQPLQLNGSGGTIYQWTPPDFLNNTGIPNPVAIFDASRENFSYIMRTETPEGCFAYDTINIRIFKTAPDIFVPTGFTPDGNGLNDVLRPFAVGIAQFDYFRVFNRWGQEVFATTSLENGWDGTFKSIQQDPGTYAWMVSGIDFLGRRILKKGTVVLIR, from the coding sequence ATGAAACGAATTTTATTGGTCTTATCTATTTTATTGCTGCTGCAGGAAACCAAAGCCGGGCATATATCAGGAGGAGAAATGTATTATGTGTATGTTGGTCCGGGTACAGCGGGCAACAGTATCTACCGTGTAACACTCCGTTTGTTTCGTGATTGTAATCCTATCAATACCGGCGGTGCTCAAATTGCACCACTGCCCGGAAACGTAGCAGTGGGTTTTTTCAACAGAGGAACCAATGCAACAGTGATCGACAGTATATTGGTACAACGAACCGATTTCAGAACCATCACATTGCAAAATCCATTCAGTTGTATCATCAATGCCCCGCCAGTTTGTTACGAAGTAGGATTATATACTGTAGAAGTTCAATTGCCCATCAATACACAAGGTTACACAGCTGCTTTTCAAACCTGTTGCCGTATTAACGGTTTATCCAATGTAAGTGGTGGAACCACTGGTGCAACTTATGTTACCAATATTCCCGGCACAGCTATTCTTGGAAATGAAACCAACAGCAGTCCCGTGTTTGATGTAAATGATACCGCACTTGTTTGCCGCAACAAACGTTTTGTACTTCCCTTCAGTGCGAAAGATCCCGACGCAGGCGATTCGTTGAGTTATAGTTTTTGTGATGCCTACACCAGCACCGGGCCCACCAACTCTGCCACAGTAAAACCAAATAACCCCACCTATCCATCTGTTCCCTACAATCCGGGATATAGCGGCAGCTCACCACTTGGTGCCAATGTAACTATCAACCCGATTACGGGTGTAATTTCAGGTATTGCTCCAACGGGTGTTGTAAACCCAAGTGGTGCATCGTTCTTTGTAGTAAATGTGTGTATTACCGAATGGCGCAGAGGTGTTGCCATTTCAACACATCGAAAAGATTTTACCATCCGTATTTCTGATTGTGATTTTGCAGATGCAGAACTTCCATTGGAAAACAGAAGCTGCGATGGCTTTACACAAACATTCAACAATCTTACACCGAGTACTGAAATTAAAAGCTGGTATTGGGATTTTGGCGTGCCCTCCTCCACTACTGATACGTCAACACAAAGCATTCCAACATTTGTATATGCCGATACAGGTGTTTACAAAGTGATGCTGATCGTTAACCGTGGTGATATTTGTACCGATACTTCCTATTCTGATATTTATGTATATCCCGGTTTCTTTCCTGCATTTGATTCGTATGATGGATGTAAAGATGTACCCATTCAATTCACCGATCAAACAACATCCAACTATGGTTTCCCCAACAGTTGGAAATGGAATTTCGGAAACCCCGCCACCACTGCCGATACATCCCGACTTCGAAATCCCTTGTACACGTATCCTGCAAATGGAAGTTATAACGTACAGTTAATAACGGGAAGTAACAAAGGTTGTTTGGATACCATTACAAAACCGATCAACATCACCGATAAACCGGCGTTGCAATTAACGAACGATACATTGATCTGCTCCATTGATACGTTGCAATTAAATGCAGTAGGACAAGGAACTTTTCAATGGTCGCCCTCTTACAATATCAACAATCAAACAATTGGCAATCCTTTGGTGAGTCCTGATGTGCCAACAAAATATTATGTAACCGTTACATTGGCACCGGGTTGTTTTAATACCGATTCGGTGTTGGTAAATGTGGTCGACTTTGTTACACTGCTTGCACCAAACGATACAACCATTTGCAGAGGAGATTCGGTTGTACTGAAACCTAGTACCGATGGCTTGCAATATACCTGGAGCCCGCCCAATTTGTTTTCAAATCCGAATGTGCGTGATGCAGTAGCTTATCCAACCGATCCATCAACGGTGTTTACGGTTGTATCAACCATTGGAAAATGTAATCAAACAAGAACAGTAACCGTAAATACAGTTCCCTATCCACTGGTAAATGCTGGACCGGATGATGCGATTTGTTTTGGTGATACCACGTTGCTCACGGCCAATGGTGATGCAGAAAATTGGTTATGGTCGCCGGCAGCAACATTGGGCACTCCCACAAATGCTGTTACAACCGCCTTTCCATTATCTACAACAAATTATATTCTGAGGGGTACGTCTACGTTAGGTTGTCCAAAGCCTGTGTTTGATACAGTGCTGGTGCAGGTAGTGCCACCGGTACCTGCCTTTGCAGGAAACGATACATTGGTGGTGGTAGGCCAACCGTTGCAATTGAACGGAAGCGGCGGAACGATTTATCAATGGACGCCTCCTGATTTTCTAAATAATACCGGTATTCCGAATCCCGTTGCCATATTTGATGCATCACGTGAAAACTTCAGCTATATCATGCGCACCGAAACACCCGAAGGATGTTTTGCATACGATACCATCAACATCCGCATTTTTAAAACAGCACCGGATATTTTTGTACCCACCGGTTTTACACCCGATGGGAATGGACTCAACGATGTATTGCGACCCTTTGCCGTAGGTATTGCACAGTTTGATTATTTCCGTGTGTTCAACCGTTGGGGACAGGAAGTATTTGCCACCACTTCCTTAGAGAACGGATGGGATGGAACATTTAAAAGTATTCAACAAGACCCCGGCACTTATGCTTGGATGGTGAGCGGTATTGATTTTCTTGGAAGACGAATATTGAAGAAGGGGACAGTGGTGTTGATACGATGA
- a CDS encoding alpha/beta fold hydrolase has translation MQHKMSEGTHSLSYSNTGTGDTIVLIHGFGEDNRIWNHQVAFLQNNYHLLIPNLPGTGQSAIGNSELSVESMATGIKQMLDQEKIDRCIMLGHSMGGYVTLAFAEKYPERLQAFGLIHSTAYADGNEKKEARQKSIGFIKEHGAAEFMKTTIPNLFAKKFNEEQKPLVDELIEQGNQFTAETLIAYYTAMINRPNRSHILQKTTVPVLFFIGEEDKAVSPTDALEQTALPAVCMVKLVPGIAHMGMLEATDELNRTIGEFCTTVKEQSL, from the coding sequence ATGCAACATAAGATGTCAGAAGGCACTCATTCGCTATCCTACTCAAACACCGGAACCGGCGATACAATTGTGCTCATCCACGGCTTTGGAGAAGATAACCGCATCTGGAATCATCAGGTTGCATTTCTGCAAAACAATTATCACTTACTCATTCCGAATTTACCCGGCACCGGACAATCAGCAATCGGCAACAGCGAATTATCAGTGGAGTCAATGGCCACCGGCATCAAACAAATGCTGGATCAAGAAAAGATCGATCGATGTATCATGCTCGGGCATTCCATGGGCGGATATGTAACGTTAGCATTTGCAGAAAAATATCCCGAACGTTTACAGGCATTCGGATTGATCCATTCAACTGCATATGCAGACGGCAATGAAAAAAAAGAAGCACGGCAAAAGTCGATCGGCTTCATTAAGGAACATGGTGCAGCGGAATTTATGAAAACCACCATCCCTAATTTATTTGCAAAAAAATTCAATGAAGAACAGAAGCCGCTCGTAGATGAACTCATCGAACAAGGCAATCAATTTACTGCCGAAACGTTAATAGCTTATTATACGGCCATGATCAACCGGCCCAACCGATCCCATATCCTGCAAAAAACAACTGTACCTGTTTTATTTTTTATTGGTGAAGAAGACAAAGCCGTAAGTCCCACCGATGCCTTGGAACAAACCGCATTACCTGCTGTGTGCATGGTAAAATTGGTGCCGGGTATTGCACATATGGGTATGTTGGAAGCAACAGATGAATTAAACAGAACCATCGGAGAATTTTGTACAACAGTAAAGGAACAATCACTGTAA
- the lnt gene encoding apolipoprotein N-acyltransferase, protein MKKFQPILLSLLSGLLFFLAWPMINITVAIFFAFIPLLVLEQQNYSRLKFFGLIYLALFIWNISTTWWIWNASMVGAWLAIFVNSLLMSIPLMGFRYMKNRFGSLIGYTSFIIFWMSFEYLHLQDWGLSWPWLTLGNVFAGRINWIQWYEYTGTSGGTLWVLLVNVMLFQLIRVRSKKDDVRGTMYDVRMSSLLLISAVLALPIILSLFINKNQTSKHPTSDIINPTSPNIVVIQPNIDPYEKLSTGTFEAQLQKLIRLSESKIDSNTTLLVWPETALYSPNGFDEVNLKQNFFLNPLFDFLRRHPKINLFTGIESYRVYPERVSASARPIDGTSDFYEVYNGSAVLDSSGAIQLYHKSMLVPGVETLPRFLLFLGPVFEKLGGTAGGYARQEERTPLPTNNGYVIAPAICYESIYGEYMSRYVKAGANIIAVITNDGWWGNTPGYKHHMLYGKLRAIETRKWVLRSANTGISCFIDPTGNDYQSQPWWTEAAIKMNIPVNKQQTFFVRFGDLFSKLALILTALLLLFALYHKFTGNRSKQL, encoded by the coding sequence TTGAAAAAGTTCCAACCTATTCTGCTTTCATTACTGTCGGGCTTATTGTTTTTTCTTGCATGGCCGATGATCAACATCACTGTTGCTATCTTCTTTGCATTTATTCCCTTGCTCGTTCTTGAACAGCAGAACTATTCAAGGCTGAAATTTTTCGGACTCATCTATCTTGCTCTCTTCATCTGGAACATCAGCACAACGTGGTGGATCTGGAATGCGTCCATGGTAGGAGCATGGCTGGCCATTTTTGTCAACAGTTTGCTCATGAGTATTCCGTTGATGGGCTTTCGATACATGAAGAATCGTTTTGGTTCTCTGATCGGCTATACATCCTTCATCATTTTCTGGATGAGCTTTGAATATTTACACTTGCAGGATTGGGGACTCAGTTGGCCCTGGCTCACACTGGGCAATGTATTTGCCGGTCGCATCAACTGGATTCAGTGGTATGAATATACAGGAACAAGTGGTGGAACCTTGTGGGTGTTGTTGGTGAATGTGATGTTGTTCCAACTGATTCGTGTACGAAGTAAGAAAGATGATGTACGAGGTACGATGTACGATGTACGAATGTCATCACTCCTGCTAATTTCAGCGGTATTGGCGTTGCCCATCATTCTGTCACTATTCATCAACAAAAACCAAACGTCAAAACATCCGACATCCGACATCATCAATCCTACATCTCCCAACATAGTAGTTATTCAACCCAACATCGATCCATACGAAAAACTTTCAACCGGAACATTTGAAGCACAACTACAAAAACTCATCCGCTTAAGCGAATCAAAAATTGACAGCAACACTACGTTGTTGGTTTGGCCCGAAACAGCTTTGTACTCACCCAATGGTTTTGATGAAGTAAATCTCAAACAAAATTTCTTTCTCAATCCACTCTTTGATTTTTTACGACGTCATCCAAAAATAAATCTGTTTACGGGTATTGAAAGTTATCGTGTGTATCCGGAACGTGTATCCGCATCTGCACGACCTATTGACGGCACTTCCGATTTTTACGAAGTATATAACGGCAGCGCCGTACTCGACAGCAGCGGCGCAATTCAACTCTATCATAAATCGATGCTGGTACCCGGTGTAGAAACATTGCCACGCTTTTTATTATTCCTCGGACCTGTATTTGAAAAACTCGGCGGCACAGCAGGCGGTTATGCAAGGCAGGAAGAACGCACCCCACTTCCTACCAACAATGGTTATGTAATTGCACCCGCTATTTGTTACGAAAGTATTTATGGCGAATACATGAGTCGTTATGTAAAAGCCGGCGCCAACATTATTGCGGTGATCACCAACGATGGATGGTGGGGCAACACGCCCGGCTACAAACATCACATGTTGTATGGAAAACTGCGAGCCATTGAAACACGGAAATGGGTGTTACGCAGCGCCAATACAGGCATCAGTTGTTTTATTGATCCAACAGGGAACGATTATCAATCACAACCCTGGTGGACCGAAGCCGCCATTAAAATGAATATACCCGTCAACAAACAGCAAACATTCTTTGTCCGTTTTGGCGATCTGTTCAGCAAACTGGCACTGATCCTTACTGCATTGCTGTTATTATTTGCGCTCTATCACAAGTTTACAGGCAACCGCAGCAAACAGTTGTAA
- the guaB gene encoding IMP dehydrogenase — MASRNNSTLSKAVLNKFFGEGYTFDDVLLMPAYSQVLPRETNISTQLTKSVRLNIPMLSAAMDTVTEATLAIALAREGGIGILHKNMSIEEQAAQVRKVKRSESGLILDPITLHIEATLADALQLMKENKIGGIPIVDQKNKLVGILTNRDLRFETNYKKKVSEVMTSTNLITAPEGTDLKKAQTILSHHKIEKLPVVKKDGTLAGLITYRDMLQVQSHPSAVKDSFGRLLVGAALGITADMLDRAAALQTVGVDIVTLDSAHGHSKGVIDSLKLLKKNFKKLQVIAGNAGTGAGAKALADAGADAVKIGIGPGSICTTRIVAGTGVPQLTAIMEAAHAVKGKGIPVIADGGIRYTGDMVKALAAGASTVMMGSVFAGTEESPGETIIYEGRKFKQYRGMGSIGAMQQGSGDRYFQDVEDGIKKLVPEGIEGRVPFKGNVSEIVHQFTGGLRAGMGYCGAQTIKDLQGAQFIKISNAGMKESHAHDVIITKESPNYSR, encoded by the coding sequence ATGGCATCAAGAAATAATTCCACACTAAGCAAAGCGGTTCTCAACAAATTTTTTGGCGAAGGTTACACGTTTGACGATGTACTACTAATGCCGGCCTATTCACAGGTACTTCCAAGAGAAACCAACATCAGCACACAACTCACAAAATCAGTACGGCTCAACATTCCCATGCTGTCGGCAGCAATGGATACTGTTACCGAAGCTACATTGGCAATAGCCCTCGCAAGAGAGGGCGGCATTGGTATACTTCATAAGAATATGAGCATTGAAGAACAGGCCGCACAGGTACGTAAAGTAAAACGTAGTGAGAGCGGACTCATTCTCGACCCCATCACCTTACATATCGAAGCTACACTGGCCGATGCGTTACAATTAATGAAAGAAAATAAGATCGGCGGTATTCCAATTGTTGATCAAAAAAATAAACTGGTGGGAATTCTCACCAATCGTGATCTGCGATTTGAAACCAATTACAAAAAGAAGGTGAGTGAAGTAATGACTTCCACCAACCTCATTACTGCACCGGAAGGAACAGATCTAAAAAAAGCACAAACGATACTCAGTCACCATAAAATTGAAAAGCTGCCTGTTGTAAAAAAAGACGGCACACTTGCAGGCTTAATTACATACCGTGATATGCTGCAGGTGCAAAGTCATCCCAGTGCAGTAAAAGATTCATTTGGAAGATTATTAGTAGGCGCTGCCCTCGGCATTACGGCTGATATGCTCGACAGAGCTGCCGCTTTACAAACCGTAGGCGTTGATATTGTTACGCTTGATAGTGCACATGGTCACAGCAAAGGCGTAATTGATTCATTGAAACTATTGAAAAAGAATTTCAAAAAATTACAAGTGATTGCCGGCAATGCTGGTACAGGTGCCGGAGCAAAAGCATTGGCAGATGCCGGTGCAGATGCTGTGAAAATTGGTATTGGTCCCGGTTCTATTTGTACCACACGTATCGTTGCGGGCACAGGCGTTCCGCAGTTAACCGCAATTATGGAAGCGGCACATGCAGTAAAAGGAAAAGGCATTCCAGTAATTGCGGATGGTGGTATCCGTTATACAGGTGATATGGTAAAAGCATTGGCTGCAGGTGCATCCACTGTAATGATGGGTAGTGTGTTTGCAGGTACAGAAGAAAGCCCCGGCGAAACCATTATTTACGAAGGACGGAAATTCAAACAATACCGTGGTATGGGATCGATCGGTGCCATGCAGCAAGGAAGTGGTGACCGTTATTTCCAGGATGTGGAAGATGGCATCAAGAAATTAGTACCCGAAGGAATTGAAGGCCGTGTTCCGTTTAAAGGAAACGTTAGTGAGATCGTTCATCAGTTCACCGGTGGGCTTCGTGCCGGTATGGGTTATTGTGGTGCACAAACCATCAAAGACTTACAAGGCGCACAATTCATCAAGATCAGTAATGCAGGTATGAAAGAAAGTCATGCACATGATGTGATCATTACCAAAGAAAGTCCGAATTATTCAAGATAA
- the dprA gene encoding DNA-processing protein DprA has translation MNTELIYQLALTQVPHIGNVQAKLLAEELGSAEAIFKAKKSSLEKIEGIGEVRANSIKKFDGFANQEDEIKFIEKYKIKPLFLTDDDYPKRLLHCYDPPTVLFYRGTANLNTSKIISIIGTRSNTDYGKMITEKILDTLVPHQPLVVSGLAYGIDAIAHKYSVKQQLPTVAVLAHGLDKIYPSQHTALAKEMIAEGGGILTEFRKETKPDRHNFPTRNRIVAGMCDATIVIETGSKGGSMITANLAYSYNRDVFAVPGKTTDSKSEGCNYLIQSNKAVLIRNGDDVIEQMGWEEKQKKKNIQQQLFVDLDENEKTIIQLLQQKEHMHIDELNILSNINSSLVAAAVLQLELKNIVDSLPGKLYKLK, from the coding sequence ATGAACACCGAACTGATCTATCAACTCGCCTTAACCCAGGTACCACATATCGGAAATGTGCAGGCAAAACTGCTGGCCGAAGAACTCGGCTCTGCAGAAGCGATTTTCAAAGCAAAAAAATCATCACTCGAAAAAATTGAAGGCATTGGCGAAGTGCGTGCCAACAGTATTAAAAAATTTGATGGCTTTGCAAATCAGGAAGACGAAATCAAATTCATTGAGAAGTATAAGATCAAACCATTGTTTCTCACAGACGATGATTACCCCAAACGTTTATTGCATTGTTACGATCCGCCAACAGTTTTATTTTACAGAGGAACTGCAAATCTCAACACATCAAAGATCATATCCATCATCGGCACACGCAGCAATACAGATTATGGAAAAATGATCACCGAAAAAATTCTTGATACCCTTGTTCCCCATCAACCATTGGTCGTAAGCGGACTTGCCTATGGTATTGATGCAATTGCCCACAAGTATTCAGTAAAACAACAATTGCCAACTGTTGCGGTATTAGCACATGGGCTTGATAAAATCTATCCATCGCAACACACAGCACTTGCAAAAGAAATGATTGCAGAAGGTGGCGGCATCTTAACTGAATTCAGAAAAGAAACGAAACCCGACCGACATAATTTTCCTACAAGAAACAGAATTGTTGCCGGCATGTGCGACGCAACAATTGTAATAGAAACAGGATCCAAAGGTGGCAGTATGATCACTGCTAATCTTGCATACAGTTACAACAGGGATGTATTTGCCGTGCCCGGCAAAACAACCGATAGTAAAAGTGAAGGCTGCAACTATTTAATTCAAAGTAATAAAGCAGTGCTCATCCGAAACGGAGACGATGTAATTGAACAGATGGGCTGGGAAGAAAAGCAAAAGAAAAAAAATATTCAGCAACAACTTTTTGTTGATCTGGATGAGAATGAGAAAACAATCATTCAACTCCTGCAGCAAAAAGAACACATGCACATTGATGAGTTAAATATTTTAAGCAATATCAACAGCAGTTTGGTAGCAGCAGCCGTATTACAACTTGAATTAAAAAATATTGTTGATTCATTGCCGGGAAAACTCTACAAACTAAAATGA
- a CDS encoding OmpA family protein, which translates to MKTIFTCITIFICFFSSAQWYDPTKVNTKLGYKYAEAINEARSRNYTKAIQLLDECIATDAKFVDAYLSKAGVFSEQKKYKPAVEFYNKGRALDSVYFSTYLLPYSIALAGNGDFTDALTAINRFLQKPNLNERITKSAEYRKRSYEFAVKQQADVPIGDYVFTPENLGDSINSKLLEYFPSVTIDGNTLVFTRRIGQEDFFVSEKKNGVWSTAVSLPGNLNTEENEGAQTISQDGRMLIFTGCNMEDGQGSCDLYFSYLTKNGWGERINMGRIINTEYWESQPSLSPDKRTLYFAARDPSGFGGSDLFVCYLQANGQWGTPRNMGPEINTSGDESCPFIHADNQTFYFTSNGHPGYGGTDLYFMRQQPDGKWGKPQNLGYPVNTIDDEGSLIIASDGKTAYYASDGADSRGGLDIYSFQLPNQVRPFKTLWVKGNVFDEKTKQGLPSAVELINLATAQTISKVQTDEEGNYLITLPIGNDYAFNVNRKGYLFYSENFFLKQSSTDTTYTIDIPLTPIEINASIVLKNIFFDVNKAELKQESMIELDRVIQLLKENPAVKIEIGGHTDNVGKPADNLVLSNNRAKSVINYFLYKGIPADRISSKGFGETKPVAENTSEAGRAKNRRTELRVVAK; encoded by the coding sequence ATGAAAACGATCTTCACCTGTATCACTATATTCATTTGTTTTTTTTCCTCGGCACAGTGGTACGATCCAACCAAAGTAAATACAAAGCTGGGCTATAAATATGCAGAAGCGATCAATGAAGCACGCAGCAGAAATTACACAAAAGCTATTCAATTATTAGATGAATGTATTGCAACAGATGCAAAATTTGTTGATGCCTATTTAAGCAAAGCAGGCGTTTTTTCTGAACAAAAGAAATACAAGCCGGCTGTTGAATTTTACAACAAAGGACGGGCACTTGATTCAGTTTATTTTTCTACCTATCTGCTTCCTTACTCCATTGCGTTAGCAGGCAATGGCGATTTTACTGATGCATTAACTGCCATCAACCGTTTTTTGCAAAAACCAAATCTCAACGAACGCATTACAAAATCAGCAGAGTACCGGAAACGCAGTTATGAATTTGCTGTAAAGCAACAGGCAGATGTTCCGATCGGCGATTATGTATTTACACCTGAAAATTTAGGCGACAGCATCAATTCCAAACTACTGGAATATTTTCCATCTGTAACAATTGATGGTAACACGTTGGTATTTACACGCCGTATTGGACAGGAAGATTTTTTTGTAAGCGAAAAGAAGAATGGTGTGTGGAGTACGGCGGTTTCATTACCCGGCAATTTAAATACGGAAGAAAACGAAGGTGCACAAACCATTTCGCAAGATGGCCGCATGCTCATTTTCACCGGTTGTAATATGGAAGATGGACAAGGCAGTTGTGATCTTTATTTTTCTTATCTCACCAAAAATGGTTGGGGCGAACGTATCAATATGGGCCGCATTATCAATACAGAATATTGGGAAAGCCAACCAAGTTTATCACCCGATAAACGCACCTTATACTTTGCGGCTCGTGATCCGTCAGGCTTTGGCGGCAGCGATTTATTTGTGTGCTATCTGCAAGCAAATGGACAATGGGGAACACCACGTAATATGGGGCCGGAAATCAATACCAGTGGCGATGAAAGTTGTCCGTTCATTCATGCAGATAATCAAACATTTTATTTTACCAGCAACGGACATCCCGGTTATGGTGGCACAGATCTTTATTTCATGCGTCAACAGCCCGATGGAAAATGGGGCAAGCCGCAAAACTTAGGTTATCCTGTCAACACGATTGACGATGAAGGTTCGCTCATTATTGCCAGTGATGGTAAAACAGCGTACTATGCAAGTGATGGTGCCGATAGCAGGGGCGGCTTGGATATTTACAGTTTTCAATTACCCAATCAGGTGCGTCCGTTTAAAACATTGTGGGTAAAAGGAAATGTGTTTGATGAAAAAACAAAACAAGGCTTGCCGTCGGCTGTTGAGTTGATCAATTTAGCAACCGCACAAACCATCAGCAAAGTACAAACCGATGAAGAAGGAAATTACCTGATCACATTACCGATCGGAAATGATTATGCATTCAATGTAAACCGAAAAGGTTATTTGTTTTATTCGGAAAACTTTTTTCTGAAACAATCCAGCACCGATACAACCTACACGATCGATATTCCACTTACGCCTATTGAAATCAATGCAAGCATTGTACTGAAGAATATTTTCTTTGATGTAAACAAAGCTGAGCTGAAACAGGAATCGATGATTGAATTAGACAGAGTGATACAACTCTTGAAAGAGAACCCGGCTGTAAAAATTGAAATTGGCGGACATACTGATAATGTTGGCAAACCGGCCGATAATTTAGTGTTGTCGAATAACCGTGCAAAGTCTGTGATCAATTACTTCTTGTACAAAGGCATACCGGCCGATCGTATTTCGTCGAAAGGATTTGGTGAAACAAAACCGGTTGCAGAAAATACAAGTGAAGCGGGCCGTGCAAAAAACAGGCGCACAGAATTGCGGGTAGTGGCGAAATAA
- a CDS encoding 7-carboxy-7-deazaguanine synthase QueE, which yields MNETIIETTQQVLPVMESFYTLQGEGFHQGRAAYFIRLGGCDVGCVWCDVKDSWDAEKHPKFRVDEIVETLVEETGNKQHATSHKPIVVITGGEPLMHDLTELTKAIHAAGFQTNIETSGAHPLSGEWDWICLSPKKFKAPLPEVVPHANELKVVIFNKSDFKWAEEYAAQVLPSCKLYLQPEWDKAAEMTPLIIDYIKAHPQWELSLQLHKYINVP from the coding sequence ATGAATGAAACAATAATTGAAACAACACAACAGGTATTGCCTGTAATGGAATCGTTCTACACTTTACAGGGTGAAGGATTTCATCAAGGCCGTGCTGCGTATTTTATTCGCCTAGGCGGATGTGATGTTGGTTGTGTGTGGTGTGATGTGAAAGACAGTTGGGATGCAGAGAAACATCCAAAGTTTCGTGTTGATGAGATTGTAGAAACACTTGTTGAAGAAACAGGCAATAAGCAACATGCAACAAGCCATAAACCCATTGTTGTTATTACCGGTGGAGAACCATTAATGCATGATTTAACAGAACTCACAAAAGCTATTCATGCAGCGGGTTTTCAAACAAATATTGAAACGTCGGGAGCACATCCATTAAGTGGTGAATGGGACTGGATCTGTTTATCGCCCAAAAAATTTAAAGCACCATTGCCGGAAGTTGTGCCACATGCCAATGAATTAAAAGTGGTGATCTTCAATAAATCTGATTTTAAGTGGGCCGAAGAATACGCAGCACAAGTATTGCCCAGCTGTAAATTATATCTGCAACCGGAGTGGGACAAAGCAGCAGAAATGACACCACTCATTATCGACTACATCAAAGCACATCCACAGTGGGAATTGAGTCTGCAGTTGCATAAATACATCAATGTGCCGTAA